TTTTGCTCTGCTCCTGATTTGGCTGGTGACTGCTTTGGTCTGAGCTGGAGCTTAACCCCAATCTCTCCTCAACATCCTTTCTGCTCAGACCACCTGCTGATCTCCAGCTTTAGGTGTCTGGGCTAAACAgcaaaatcttgtttttatcaaaataagtTATATAATAAGTTGTTGGTTGTCATTtatcaaaaccatttttttttgctttgcttctATGTGCTATCTTTTTATCTATCTGTAGATTTATGATTTcatgaaaagaaatgtcagtTTGTGATGGTTTGGATCACTAAATGTTTCTGATatccaggtatttttttttttttttaatatcaaatatgTTGTTAAGCTTAACCCCTCTGACCAGAAGCTAAATTtggaaagatgttttttaaatttgcggAATTTGTTCTCATTCTTTAGTACAGCTCTATCCCTCGCTGCTCGTAAAAGGCCTTAAAAACTCTACTGACTACCATGTTTGGAACGCTGTGCGCTGGAGGTTAATGGCAGCTATATTTAAGTTAATCCCAgcatttgctttcttttcttcttgtctttGATATGGTCACTTCCAGTTGtttaaaatgccttgtgtcttACAGTTTGGGTTGAGGGCCCAAGATGTATGTTGTGCCATCTTCTAGTCAATGTAGGAAGCTTATaaagatatacatatatagataaTTGTTGTGCCTTGTGGAGGAAACTGTCAGTTTTCATTTGACTCCATaggctttttttcagttgataTCCTTTGACATGTTGCTGCATTTGTCTGTCTTGCGGATTTGGATCAGATTGAATGATTTGTAGGCCCAGCTGAAAAATGATTGACCATGAACATGTAGTAGCAGGAACTGCACAAATAATGTTGTTCTTTCTCTTCACTGTTTCCTCCCAAATGCAGCAAAGCTTCCCAAAAAGGTAGTtgagaggaaaaaggaaacCTACAGTTTCCTCACCCTGAGGCTTTATCATTGTCACAGTGCATATGCGCTCAGTTGCTCCAAACTACCATCTATCTGCACCTATCCATCCACCTCTCCTTGACTTTTGTTAATATATTCAGCAAACGCACCCACACAACCTCCTCcctgatttaaaaataacagaggATATGATTGATTTTGAGTTGCATCACTAACACTATCAAATCCATTGTTGCTAAGGGGATCAGAGTGTGTGACTCAGGATAACACTGTTCATTGTGACTCAGAGAGCGGCCGTCTCTGTTTTGGGATGTATGGGGGTGTGGAGGAATGTGATGTGCTGTGTAATCTCTTACTTTTTTCATTCCTGCATTCTCATAAAAACGGCTGAACACATCAGAGTTTCTGTTTGGTGTCTAGTGGAGGGAACACTTACAAGCttaatctttattattattattattattattattatactcaATGCAGATTTTTAAGCTTTCAGCATTGCAGTATTATTTCCACCATCTTGAGGCTCTagatgtgtttgtttccagAGTAGTGATGGCATCTGATTGATCATTTAATTGTGCTTAATGTAGTTAGCACTTTTAAATTAAGTGAGTGCAGACAATGCTCTGCTCACTGGAAATTGGTTTTATGTTCCTGTCAACTACACAGagtaaatttaattaaatgcgTATCTCAGTCAGAGACGTATCCTATTCATGACCTTTCTTTCCCTCCGTTCAAAAATAAACCTTTTAGAGTTGCTTAACCATTAAGACATTACTGTTCTTTACTTGTTTCTTTATAAAGCACTGTTTGCTAACCATTTAAGCTATATGCAGCTCAGTTGTCTTGAGGTAGGTGAATTATCTTCTAGTGAAGATAACATGCTTTACACACAAGAGATTTTATGTAAAGCAGtaaatggtgcaaaaaacatcaacagtacAACAGCGTAAAAAGGAAATTTGATTATTAAAGATGGTAAGATGCTGAGTTCTGGTTTTGCTTcaaacattaataccatatgaCATCATCTTGAGTTTGCAGAATGATGTAATTATACAGTCATGTGGCCATGGTTGCTCCACTTCCCGGAGCTCAGGTCTTCTGTATGACCTCGTTCTATGTTGAAACCAGTTTGATGCAGCTTGTCAGGGCGGcaaaaacagctgtgtttgCCAACTGAGGTCACGATTTTACTCAGAAAAATGAGTCAGTGAGACAGACTGTTTCACATGATGGgttgtttttctacaaaaacGCCTGATATAGTAAATATATTTGTATCGCCTGCCTATTAAGCAAAGAATAAATCCAATAGTGATGAAAACAGTACAAAAGGATATCAAAAACACGCAATACAGTGATTCCTGTGAACACACTCCAACCAAAGAGACTGACTGATGTTGACATAGCTTTTTAAATGCATCTCAGCAAAATTCACAAACTGTCATTAGAAAACAGACACACTCTGCCATCATTtggctgctgctggtgctgatTTCCACACTGATTATAGTGCTGTTGTCAGGAAGATGCTTAACTTTTAACTACCATTAAAACGTTGCGAGTGAGGTCATTGTTTGTGGTTGTGCCCAGTCGTCAAGCTTTATGTCTCCAGGAGAACCTTTGGCCGCGTTTAACTCACTTTAATGGGATTATATTGCGGCAGACGTTAAAATGCTGACTTCACTTCTCAGCACTCGGCTAAGCAGTTTGTTGACTGTGTGGTGGTGTCTGACGTCTTTGGCATAGCTGTAATCTCGGCTAAGGTTCCCTCCCTGCAGCCCGTCTGTGGCATTTCTGCTACAGGTGTGGTCTGTACTTTGGAAGAGGTGCTTACGTAACCTTTGCCGTCATCCATTTCATTCACAACTGGATTGGCATCCACCCTGCAAACTGTGACAGGTCGTCTCGTGGATAAACAGGACTCTCACATATAAATTTCTGAGATTATCGCTAAATCCAATTTAAATTTGGGGAGTTACGAAAATATTATCCTTGTAGCATAAGCTGCAGGTTGCATCGAATTAGTTTACTTTCTCCAGTTTTATGTAATATTTGATCAAATAGAACTTAATCCTGTTCGAGGTTTGgagtttttttgtcatatttttgttgccatgttttttaatgGGTAAAAGGAtactcaatatttttttaagtgaggtGACTGATTGCTGACAATTGCAGTAGAGTTACAGTTCCAtggtatcatggtattacagaattattatgattattgttATAAGTCAGAATGACCCTGAAAAGATTGAAAACAAGGTTTAGTTTTgattgaacaaatgttttatcacaaTAATTAAGACTTGAAACCACTTTTTAAATGGAAGGATGTTTAAAAAGTCtgccttttgaaaataactaaaataaaggggAAATTCTCCGTctggttgagttttttttccccaaagccGTAGAAAAGCAAATGTACACGGCATGATAACAGTCAGCTTTTCCATcaaagtatacctttaaattGGTATGTCACTTCAACTGCAGACTGAAGTGGAATTGTTTAGAATAAACAATTTGTAACCACTACTACAACCAGCTATAACGGCAGATAATGAGGTCCTTTTACAACTGCAAGATTTTGACTAAAGATTAAAAGACTCTTGAGAGGGCAAACAAGAGTatacaaaaagattaaaacactGGCCCACTTTCTCTGCAGTGTCTGATGCAACCTTTAGCAGACGACAACAAAGAAATCGAGTCAGTACTCCAATGCAGCATACAGGGAGACGGTATGACTTGCATCTGCTGACACACCAAGTCGTCAGTGCTCTGGCTTCACACAAAGTGCATATTTAACCAAGTTATAATCAGCTGAGCCAATTTAGGACAGAGGTGATATCTGATGCGTCAGTGACAGATCAGTGTAAGGTTTCAGTAGGCTGTAGGCCATTTATTGTGTTATGCTCTGGCAGAGCAAATTAGTAGTGGATGTCTTTGTGAATTATGGATAGAGGGAATAGCACTTAAGGATATCGTCTagttatacttttatttaaatcaagGGTCTCCTTAGTATGTTCTCCCAGGAAGCAGTTCACAATAACAACATATCAtcggttattggccaaatgagttgttatctATTGGTATATTTGATATCGGCAAAAATCCAGTATTGTGCATGCCTagttgtactttttaaatttaacactgTTAACTAAAAGATGTTTAGTAAGGAGGATCAAAGACGTGGCGACCCAGCCAACTtagtaatgcaaaaaaatttcACCTTGTCTCACTCAAAGTAATCAGGaggaaaagaggacaaaaatattttcctgttCCACTTTAACACAGGCGTTTAGCTTTAAGTCAGATGCCCCGGTCAATCTGTCATCTGCAGCCCAGTCATTGAAATGCCTCCTGCCACATGGTAGTATGGGCACGTGGAGGCCGTGTTTGTGGGTGTAATATAGGTCAGCATTGTGCAGCACTGCATTCCCGTCCTGGTCACTCtggctctgtctctctctctctcccatctgCTGGGATGACAGGCCAACTTCAGCACTGTGTGTCAATGTCAATTCTCTCTTTATCTCACCGTGGTTGCATTTGTTGTTTAAAGGGAACAGTATAAAAAGATGGGAGGCTGCTCTGAATGTGccacagataaaaaaacaggcatttaaTCGGAAGCAGATATCCCCTCCCCAAACTGTTTCTTTGTCCACTTTGCTTTGATTTTGCAGATGCCTCACTCTCTTTTCTTGCCCGATATCTCTCATTCAGCTTAGTGCGTCAGACATGTCTGGTAGTTATTCAGCTCAGACCATTTCTCACTCAGGCTGAGGATTTGTTGGCTTTAAAGCTCCTTTAAAGAGCTCATGCAGCTGACTGACCCCTTAGTCAGACCAGCCTGCCGAGCTAGATTGACTCCAGGAATAGGCCTTGTTGTGGGTCTCCAGATTTAGTATTGGTGTTGTTTAAAgctttctcattatttttagttttttaaatggggAAAGTCCCAGTATAGGCTGCTTAATCACAAGGCACCTGCTTAGTGAAAATGATTTACAGAATGCTTgctcatctttttaaaaattaaagacagaaatatgcactttttaaaataattttatcgTGTTGTCAAAACTCCCATAAGCTTACTCTACAATTTCATACTTAAATAAGGACTACTGTCATGAGGCGCACAGAGGTGGTTGCTTAAATGAAGCCAGATGATGCCAACAGATGTACCAGCTGACCTGCAAGTGAAATCTTTCTTCTGTATGCACTGAATCAGCAGATAACAGTGACCAAGTGTTTCCTCTTAAAAATAGCTGTACGCAACGTACTGAGTCATACAATGGCGCAGCAAGGTTTCAGTCTACGCTGTGATGAATTCTGGGTAGAATGAAGTGTGTCCAAGAGAACACATTTTTGACGATTCCACTTTTAGACTTCTAGTGGCTGACTGTTATGTTGCCATAGCCCTCTGAGCTGTAACTGAGTCCCCTCTAACAAATAATTTGAGGAAACCAAGTGTTTCATCCACAGACACTAGTGGCCGTTTTCCACTCTGTTCTTGGCTTTTGGAGCATCACTCTAattgattttaggaaatgttgagggctgcagagctgtgtttCCAAGTGCTGCAAGGCAGGCCCACAGGAAaccaggcacacacacacacacacacacacacacacacacacacatatatatactcACAGAGTAGGGGCTTATTTCCTTGGAGAGATTATGGTGGAGATGTTGGGGGATGTGTTGTAATCACTGTGTAGCATCTTCATGCAGAACCCACTGGAGGCTGATGTGGAAATTGTGCAGAGAAGTTGGCAGGAAATTGTTCCTGAAATAAAGATGGAGAACAAAGAATTGCAGAAAATTACAGTGTACAGAACATGTGATTACAGTGGAGGATCACATGGATTCTCCTGCATTTCAAACACAGTAAGACAGCACACAATGCATAAATTGTGGAAAACTGACTTGtttgattttgcattttaagcTCTTCCAGGTTTTTGCCtaatctgcagtttttgtatttcacactttctgctattttttttaatcatttttttaactttatgaagttaaatgtgtgtttattttttttctgcaggcaAAAGAGATCCTGACCAAAGAGTCAAATGTCCAGGAGGTGAGATGTCCGGTGACAGTGTGTGGTGACGTGCATGGCCAGTTCCACGACCTCATGGAGCTGTTCAAGATCGGAGGGAAATCTCCAGATACAAACTATTTGTTCATGGGAGACTACGTAGACAGAGGCTACTACTCTGTAGAAACTGTCACTTTATTAGTAGCACTTAAGGTAAGTCATTTCAAAGACCCGCACACATTTGAACTATATTTTAGTTGTGTGTTTTAGGAAAATATTATCTTACagccttgtttttttgctcGTCTTTCAGGTACGCTTCCGGGAGCGCATCACAATTCTCAGAGGAAACCATGAGAGCAGACAGATCACACAAGTTTACGGCTTCTACGACGAGTGCCTAAGGAAATATGGTAATGCCAACGTTTGGAAGTACTTCACAGACCTGTTCGATTATCTCCCTCTCACTGCCTTGGTAGACTCTCAGGTGAGAACACGCATGGCTTGGTTTCACAGATACGATAAATATGCACTAAGGAACTGCTGAAAAGGACTTCATGCTGTGACAAACTAAAATGTTGCATTGTAGAATGAAACCTATAAAACTACGAGTTTGGAAAATGTTGATTTGATGATACAGAAGCTGATGGGATTTCTGAAAATTTACTCCTATCCTTCCAGATTTTCTGCCTTCATGGAGGCCTGTCACCGTCCATAGATACTTTGGATCACATCAGAGCACTGGATCGTTTACAGGAAGTGCCACATGAGGTAAAGATGATACTTCAATGTGTGTGTAACACCAAAGTTATGAGATGCTTCATGGCTGggaacattaaaaataaaccataaGCCAGTGTATTTGCAGTTGTACGTGATAGGTTATTGTTCAGGTAATCGGTAGCAGGACTGTGTCTGTGATATGTTGCTAACGAGCTCCTCTCACTCTTTATTTGACGTCCACAGGGTCCCATGTGTGACCTGCTGTGGTCAGACCCCGATGACCGTGGCGGCTGGGGAATCTCCCCACGAGGTGCTGGCTACACTTTCGGCCAGGACATCTCTGAGACTTTCAACCACGCCAACCGCCTCACTCTGGTCTCCCGTGCCCACCAGCTGGTTATGGAGGTGCGTGTCTGTCATTTTACCAGGCAAATATGCATTTAAGTATAATTCAGGACTGTGGCTGTTACAGCACATACACCTCCCAGCTACAGTTAAGAAATGCCCACTTTTGAGGTGTTTATTCATTCAagaaatgtgaaacaaaaactgaactaaatAACCACCTAACACCACGGCTACAGAAAACGATAGTTCTCTCACACACAAGCCATATCACACTGAGTTCAAAAAGAGTAGATTTGCATTACAGTAGCACTTTTCCCTGAATTATACATCTCCAGTTAATAATGCATCTGCTTCCCCCAGGGTTACAACTGGTGCCATGAAAGGAATGTGGTGACAATATTTAGTGCTCCCAACTACTGCTACCGCTGCGGCAACCAGGCAGCTATCATGGAACTCGACGACACCCTCAAATACTCATTGTAAGTATAACAAAAAAGTGAGAATAGGAGCTGAAGCATGTAATTCTGTGGATCcctaaaacagattttaaccTTTAATATCTGTAAAACTGCTCCAggctttgcaaaaacaaacgaTGTGTATACGTGCATCATTCTAaacaatttttctttctttttttttttttttccccaaccaGCTTGCAGTTCGATCCCGCGCCTCGCAGAGGGGAGCCTCACGTCACTCGCCGCACCCCAGATTACTTCCTGTAAATTCTGACCTTTGTACAGCCAGGTCCAGTATTGCCATGATGTACGACCTTCAACAGATAACAACGTGAATGAGGAAAGGGAGGGTGGGAGACTGGGGGGAGGGCTACACAGCAGTGCACATTGTATATCCACACAAAGACCTATTTAAGCATTTAGCAAAAAcaatgtctgtgtgtctatGAATGGACCAAAAGGTGTGTGCCATAATCATTACAATATTCATTGCTGAAGACTTGTATTGAAAATCTCCCCCAATATGTAAAACAACAGTGATGTTTAAGTTCCTCATCCTGAACCTGGTGTGGCTGGACTCATGGCACCGAGGTCCAAGTCGACAAATTTGCTACTTCAGATGCGACTGTTTGAACCCCACATGCCATGGCTTATATTTAGGAGACCTGAACATGATCTGTTTGCACTTTTGTAAATctaaacaaatgtaacatatgtcAAAAGATgaaattttatttcacactacagatatttttttctttccttatttgatttttaaaaaatgaaaaataaagcccCCATCAGGCAAGTTTTACACAAGGTTTCTTTTGTCCTGTTTAACTTGTAAGGAAAACCCTATGCAGTCACACAGCTTGGTGTATATGATCGACAGATGATGGAGTGTTCATCCACGTCAACTCACCGACTCCCTCTGAACTGCAGAGTCTGTTAACCAAACCATTTGAATAATAAAGACAAAGGTGGCTCCTTGATGTGAAtgtgctgttttctttcttttttctctattttattatACCAAAAAATATTGCCCTGAATAAAATGGCAACTGGTGTTATGGTCTGGCTTATGATTAATTTTGAAGTGAACCACCTGGAAGTCAGCCAGGTTACCAACCAGTGAACAGGTCAGCCATCTGGGCTGCAGGTTGGCTGGCAGTGCGAAAGCAGAGGAATTAGTTCAGGGGTTGCACACACTGATGGTGAACCTCTTTCTCTGGCAGAGTGTTACTGTAATGGTAACAGAACTGTTTCACTGATACATAGTTTATCAGGACATCTTGGTAAATATCCAAAAGGTTCTTTGATTAAGAAATTTTATCAAGAGACGCAGATATGTATGTCCCACACAACAAAGCCAACATTTGCCACTATGTTGCATCTTGCCAGAAAGGAAGCATTGTCTACATGACCACAATTATGAGCCTCAACACCACATAAGTAGCATTTTTATCTGATataagtcaagtcagttttattcacAAAACCCGttatcacaaatcataatttacctcagagggctttacagcatacgacatccctctgtccttagaccctatAACGGGGGGAAACTGTTTACTGTTAAGGCTAATTATTAAAGGCCTAGACTATAGGATTTTGTAGTCTAAACCTTGGAACAGTGGCTTTTAAGTGCTATCATAAATATTATAATGAgtgaaacacaaattaaaaaaatcccaaaacacttAAGTCAGAATTTTCATGGCAGAATTTATAtgattgacattttattcaACCACTATACTGAATGTGTTTTCCAATTGTTTCATGCTGTCATACAcacattattaaatataaattaaaatataattacaatatAATTCTGACACTGCAGTTCAAGGTCTGTGTTGCCTGACATTGTAAACTAAATGACAGCTATGTCACccacttttaacatttttatataatatttccattaaaaaatatcaatgtgACGCAACATTTAGAAATACGTGATGCACTCAAACCTAAGGCTTTCATTTTGGGACACTTCGATGGGCACATGCAGGCACCATACAATCAGCTCAAAAGGATCTGTGGTAAGGTGAAGGCGCCACCCCATGGTAGCTTAGAGAATAATTTAACACTAAATCCACCTTTTTGTGGACTGTACTTCTGGTAGAGGTTGACTGGGGTGtgactttcttttgtttttttttcatgggcCTCCCTGGAGTTACAGATaattttccttgagcctccctgaatGACTAGGGGAAAAGGCATGACCCTCCCTTCACCAGAAATAACTATATTAAAGAGTTCCTGACTatgataaataatgttttttttattataatttttttttaagaaaaaatgtctttaaaatccACTTGCGGGTTTTAgggttctgttttttgttttaaaaaaatgttatatatatatatatatatatatatatatataaactttaaGTTGATTGTCCCTCCCAAATGCCAAattgaaaaaacataacaatgtcCCCAGTGGCAAAAAATGATCTGtgcctcccctgttttgcaTCACCCCCCTCCCGCTtataaataactaacagtccctTAATACATCGCAGAATCGGTTATAATATAATGACACATTGTGCCCAAATACATAAGGCATATTTTTCCAAGGCTgtaattataatttatattgAGGGGACTCATTCCTCCAAGATTCAGATATGcttgaaatgaaatatattaaagCTGCTTGCTACAACCGCACAGTCCtgtctaaaataataattagcaaatgcaatcataatcataaataaaactaacaaataGCCACAATTATTACTACCGGTTCTAGTATTACAGTATACTAGTGAAATCAGGAAAtcagttttcaatttttaatttttttcctggaTGGGGGACCTGGCAGATTTAGTCCCCCACGATGTTGACACTGCTTCGGCATAACTGTTTTCCAAATTTCTAAAAGTAAGTTAATACTGCACAAGGCTacattaatcctttgaaacctggagcaacatcactttgcttgtgctgctttcagatgctttcacaagtattttaacctttgaactctgagcaaattggtttgatttctttcagaaatatggggaaaaaggcaataagtaacttggtaagaaatattccacaaattttacagcacttttcccagtttattttcatgttgttttttaaaaaaaacttttttctatttttaattaatttaaaaattaattttcagataattttattaaactttttactattttgtagctaattttggggtcatttcttctaatGTTGCTCATTactcccatgttttagaaagaaattaagccaatttcatcaggtttgaaagggttaatttaaAGTATGCCGAAATTATCCAAATAACTGGGAATTGTAATTTACAGCAGGCTCTGCATAATGCATTTCACTCGAATCAGTTCAACTAAATTAATGTAGCTGAATGTggtaaaatatattgaaaacatattttcgTTCTCATTAAGATATAGATATAATGTGTGTAGTGATAAGCAACCTCCCatataaacatttcaaatttgATTATctatccaaaatgtcataaaaaatacaaatggtGTGAAGATGTATCATGCCCACTAAAGATCACATACATCTCACGATAATTTAGTGTGTT
This genomic window from Plectropomus leopardus isolate mb chromosome 13, YSFRI_Pleo_2.0, whole genome shotgun sequence contains:
- the ppp2cab gene encoding serine/threonine-protein phosphatase 2A catalytic subunit alpha isoform, with translation MDEKVFTKELDQWIEQLNECKQLSEGQVKTLCEKAKEILTKESNVQEVRCPVTVCGDVHGQFHDLMELFKIGGKSPDTNYLFMGDYVDRGYYSVETVTLLVALKVRFRERITILRGNHESRQITQVYGFYDECLRKYGNANVWKYFTDLFDYLPLTALVDSQIFCLHGGLSPSIDTLDHIRALDRLQEVPHEGPMCDLLWSDPDDRGGWGISPRGAGYTFGQDISETFNHANRLTLVSRAHQLVMEGYNWCHERNVVTIFSAPNYCYRCGNQAAIMELDDTLKYSFLQFDPAPRRGEPHVTRRTPDYFL